From one Anaeromyxobacter diazotrophicus genomic stretch:
- the gspG gene encoding type II secretion system major pseudopilin GspG, with protein sequence MRSRKLASKAAQRGMTLIEIMVVITILGLIAAAVAVNVVGQLSDAKIKQAKTDLHTLENCLDLYKVDKGRYPTSEEGLQAVVAAGKCKAGLKDPWQHDYVYFYPGQVHADGFDIKSYGADGQPGGEGENADIVNP encoded by the coding sequence ATGCGCTCTCGGAAGCTCGCGTCCAAGGCCGCGCAGCGCGGCATGACGCTCATCGAAATCATGGTGGTCATCACCATCCTCGGCCTCATCGCGGCCGCGGTGGCGGTGAACGTGGTCGGCCAGCTCTCCGACGCGAAGATCAAGCAGGCCAAGACCGACCTCCACACGCTCGAGAATTGCCTCGACCTCTACAAGGTGGACAAGGGCCGCTACCCCACGAGCGAGGAGGGTCTCCAGGCCGTGGTCGCCGCCGGCAAGTGCAAGGCCGGGCTCAAGGACCCCTGGCAGCACGACTACGTCTACTTCTACCCGGGCCAGGTCCACGCCGACGGCTTCGACATCAAGAGCTACGGGGCGGACGGCCAGCCCGGCGGCGAGGGCGAGAACGCCGACATCGTCAATCCGTGA
- a CDS encoding type II secretion system protein GspJ, whose amino-acid sequence MSRRGFTLIEVMIAVAITAVIGVMIMGAFQRTYATKELTEAQEERFGSARVTLTRLARELSEAFLSDHYDLTRFPRERPTLFRGKDGGAQDDLLFATMSHERLSRDVKESDQAVVEYTVEPDPDRQGESALFRREKARLDEEPDRGGEKAVVCEHVSTFDVQYWDWKKQEWAREWLSNGLEHTNILPTRVKIRLGVKGTDGKEQLFETQARIAMIRPLGF is encoded by the coding sequence GTGAGCCGCCGCGGCTTCACGCTCATCGAGGTCATGATCGCGGTGGCCATCACCGCCGTCATCGGCGTGATGATCATGGGCGCCTTCCAGCGCACCTACGCCACGAAGGAGCTGACCGAGGCGCAGGAGGAGCGCTTCGGGTCGGCGCGGGTGACCCTGACCCGGCTCGCGCGCGAGCTCTCCGAGGCCTTCCTCTCCGACCACTACGACCTCACGCGCTTCCCGCGCGAGCGGCCCACGCTCTTCCGCGGCAAGGACGGCGGGGCGCAGGACGACCTGCTCTTCGCGACCATGAGCCACGAGCGCCTCTCGCGCGACGTGAAGGAGTCGGACCAGGCGGTGGTCGAGTACACGGTCGAGCCCGACCCCGATCGCCAGGGCGAGAGCGCGCTCTTCCGGCGCGAGAAGGCGCGGCTGGACGAGGAGCCCGACCGCGGCGGCGAGAAGGCCGTGGTCTGCGAGCACGTCTCGACCTTCGACGTGCAGTACTGGGACTGGAAGAAGCAGGAGTGGGCCCGCGAGTGGCTCTCGAACGGGCTCGAGCACACGAACATCCTCCCCACCCGGGTGAAGATCCGCCTGGGCGTGAAGGGCACCGACGGCAAGGAGCAGCTCTTCGAGACGCAGGCGCGGATCGCCATGATCCGCCCCTTGGGCTTCTGA
- the gspM gene encoding type II secretion system protein GspM has protein sequence METIRKWKADLEAWFSRLAPRERVMVTAGAIAVGCFILFLTFTKVQRGIAAREASVDRKTEVIAQVGKLAEGFRQAQAERAQLEAKLRGPPLQLMSFVAQTGQRLGIEVTDLRPGTPGAAGTGAANPVAEETVEVNLAKLELPKLAALLQELERGPGVVKVRRLALRTRTDDPNAVDATIVVATYQLKG, from the coding sequence GTGGAGACGATCCGGAAGTGGAAGGCCGACCTCGAGGCGTGGTTCTCGCGGCTCGCCCCGCGCGAGCGGGTGATGGTGACCGCGGGGGCCATCGCGGTGGGCTGCTTCATCCTGTTCCTCACCTTCACCAAGGTGCAGCGCGGCATCGCCGCCCGCGAGGCGTCCGTCGACCGCAAGACGGAGGTCATCGCGCAGGTCGGGAAGCTGGCCGAGGGGTTCCGGCAGGCGCAGGCGGAGCGCGCCCAGCTGGAGGCGAAGCTCCGGGGGCCGCCGCTGCAGCTCATGAGCTTCGTGGCCCAGACCGGCCAGCGGCTCGGGATCGAGGTGACCGACCTCCGCCCCGGCACGCCCGGGGCCGCGGGCACGGGGGCGGCCAACCCGGTGGCGGAGGAAACGGTCGAGGTGAACCTCGCCAAGCTCGAGCTGCCGAAGCTGGCGGCCCTCCTCCAGGAGCTGGAGCGCGGGCCGGGAGTGGTCAAGGTGCGGCGGCTGGCGCTGCGCACGCGCACCGACGACCCGAACGCCGTGGACGCCACCATCGTCGTCGCCACCTACCAGCTCAAGGGGTGA
- a CDS encoding prepilin-type N-terminal cleavage/methylation domain-containing protein, giving the protein MRRRGFTLLEVMVALALLAAALVAVADLCGNALRNHAYARDLSAATLLARGKLAELEQKYEDQGFKDFNEDEEGDFSDAGRPDMRWKLELVKPASDLSAEQLMAMLAGTSDVDQLMARVMGGLGGAAGAGSSGSSGASGPTGATSATPLAGVVTNLLKTQLTAFGEIVKKSLREMRFTISWRDGAVPRGFTVTTHLLVLNPRAPNNARGDNPEVPPNLGSAAAATPGAIPPRTGAGATTGATTGVTR; this is encoded by the coding sequence GTGAGGCGCCGCGGCTTCACGCTGCTCGAGGTCATGGTGGCCCTGGCGCTGCTCGCGGCGGCGCTGGTGGCGGTGGCCGACCTGTGTGGCAACGCGCTCCGCAACCACGCCTACGCCCGCGACCTCAGCGCGGCCACGCTGCTCGCCCGCGGCAAGCTGGCGGAGCTCGAGCAGAAGTACGAGGACCAGGGCTTCAAGGACTTCAACGAGGACGAGGAGGGCGACTTCTCCGACGCCGGCCGGCCCGACATGCGCTGGAAGCTCGAGCTCGTGAAGCCCGCCTCCGACCTCTCCGCCGAGCAGCTCATGGCGATGCTGGCCGGGACCTCCGACGTCGACCAGCTCATGGCGCGGGTCATGGGCGGGCTCGGCGGCGCGGCCGGGGCCGGTTCCAGCGGCTCCAGCGGCGCGAGCGGCCCGACCGGCGCGACGTCGGCGACCCCGCTCGCGGGCGTGGTGACGAACCTCCTCAAGACGCAGCTCACCGCCTTCGGCGAGATCGTGAAGAAGTCCCTGCGCGAGATGCGCTTCACCATCTCCTGGCGGGACGGGGCGGTGCCGCGCGGCTTCACCGTCACGACCCACCTGCTCGTCCTCAACCCGCGCGCGCCCAACAACGCCCGCGGCGACAACCCCGAGGTGCCGCCCAACCTGGGCAGCGCCGCCGCGGCGACGCCGGGCGCCATCCCCCCCCGGACCGGCGCCGGGGCCACCACCGGAGCCACGACGGGGGTGACGCGGTGA
- a CDS encoding type II secretion system protein: MRTRRRQQEGFTLIELMIVIAVVGVLSAAAVPSIRAVTGASARGAAGELAGAARYLFDTAALRHQTCRLALDLDHASWWPECAPGRAAVPRAGDRAPPPEDTAALDDRFPDERDAEKRKLLARSRFGEFKDRLSKKRSLPGSAGFAEVWSAHQRDPVSKGMAYVYFYPSGRAEPSRIAIADGDNVYSVVTEAFTGRARVVTGKPELPRS, translated from the coding sequence ATGAGGACGCGCCGCCGCCAGCAGGAGGGGTTCACCCTCATCGAATTGATGATCGTGATCGCCGTGGTGGGCGTGCTCTCCGCGGCGGCGGTGCCGTCCATCCGCGCCGTGACGGGCGCGAGCGCCCGCGGCGCGGCGGGTGAGCTCGCCGGCGCGGCGCGCTACCTCTTCGACACGGCCGCCCTCAGGCACCAGACCTGCCGGCTCGCGCTCGACCTCGACCACGCGAGCTGGTGGCCGGAGTGCGCCCCCGGCCGCGCCGCCGTCCCCAGGGCGGGCGATCGCGCGCCGCCGCCCGAGGACACGGCGGCGCTCGACGACCGCTTCCCGGACGAGCGCGACGCGGAGAAGCGCAAGCTGCTCGCCCGCTCCAGGTTCGGCGAGTTCAAGGACCGGCTCTCGAAGAAGCGCTCCCTGCCGGGCAGCGCCGGCTTCGCCGAGGTGTGGTCGGCGCACCAGCGCGACCCCGTCTCGAAGGGCATGGCCTACGTCTACTTCTACCCGAGCGGCCGCGCCGAGCCCTCGCGCATCGCCATCGCCGACGGGGACAACGTCTACTCGGTGGTGACCGAGGCGTTCACCGGGCGCGCCCGCGTCGTGACGGGCAAGCCGGAGCTGCCGCGGTCGTGA
- a CDS encoding PilN domain-containing protein: MPQRILGLDLGATAARAVLLESSYRGFTIADVRAAPVAPEAEGGPPLRERQLAAAGALLEDGLAFDTALVALPGPSASHVVSLPFTDPRRIEQTVGFEVEGQIPFDLTEVAWDWQALQLAEGRADLLVAVVRKEELAALLAGLAPLGVDPRAVLPPGPALAALFGAGVLAGELAAAPGEAPPAEAVLEVEPGRATLALVAGGALEGARTFPLGAAMPVAALAREVRSTLRAWRPRGGAAARPVGRLLLAGEAARLPGLPEALQGEVQGPVEPLALTGPAAERVPPEQAPELALALALALRGHQGARAPRLNLRRGELAYTRDFQHVRGKVVRLASWAALVLLLAMVSSGVKVFALSRQEQLLDRALCDATQKLVGKCYENDELAVAALRGKGTLAASIPKNSALDIFTELSVRTPQDFWLKLDRIEITRDKLHLQGVTDAAENVDRVVTALRGSRCFGDARSGGARKRSGDGKFEFTIDSDLTCDTGEKPAPRT, from the coding sequence ATGCCGCAGCGCATCCTCGGACTCGACCTGGGGGCCACCGCCGCGCGGGCGGTGCTCCTCGAGAGCAGCTACCGCGGGTTCACCATCGCGGACGTCCGCGCCGCGCCCGTCGCGCCGGAGGCGGAGGGCGGGCCGCCCCTCCGCGAGCGGCAGCTGGCCGCGGCGGGGGCGCTCCTCGAGGACGGGCTCGCCTTCGACACGGCGCTGGTGGCGCTGCCCGGCCCCTCCGCCTCCCACGTCGTCTCGCTGCCGTTCACCGACCCCCGCCGCATCGAGCAGACGGTCGGCTTCGAGGTCGAGGGGCAGATCCCGTTCGATCTGACCGAGGTCGCCTGGGACTGGCAGGCGCTGCAGCTGGCCGAGGGCCGGGCGGACCTGCTGGTGGCGGTTGTGCGCAAGGAGGAGCTGGCGGCGCTGCTGGCCGGGCTCGCCCCGCTCGGCGTCGATCCGCGCGCCGTGCTGCCGCCGGGCCCCGCGCTGGCGGCGCTCTTCGGCGCGGGCGTGCTCGCCGGCGAGCTGGCCGCCGCGCCGGGCGAGGCCCCGCCGGCGGAGGCGGTGCTGGAGGTCGAGCCGGGCCGGGCCACGCTGGCGCTGGTGGCGGGCGGCGCCCTCGAGGGCGCCCGCACCTTCCCGCTCGGGGCGGCGATGCCGGTCGCGGCGCTGGCGCGCGAGGTGCGCTCCACCTTGCGCGCCTGGCGGCCGCGGGGCGGCGCCGCGGCGCGCCCGGTCGGCCGGCTGCTCCTCGCCGGCGAGGCGGCGCGGCTCCCCGGCCTCCCCGAGGCGTTGCAGGGCGAGGTGCAGGGACCCGTCGAGCCGCTCGCGCTCACGGGCCCGGCGGCCGAGCGCGTCCCGCCCGAGCAGGCGCCCGAGCTGGCGCTGGCGCTCGCCCTGGCGCTGCGGGGCCACCAGGGCGCGCGCGCCCCGCGGCTCAACCTGCGCCGCGGCGAGCTCGCCTACACCCGCGACTTCCAGCACGTGCGCGGGAAGGTGGTGCGGCTCGCCAGCTGGGCGGCGCTGGTGCTCCTGCTCGCCATGGTCTCGTCGGGGGTGAAGGTGTTCGCGCTCTCGCGGCAGGAGCAGCTCCTCGACCGCGCGCTCTGCGACGCCACCCAGAAGCTCGTGGGCAAGTGCTACGAGAACGACGAGCTGGCGGTGGCGGCGCTGCGCGGCAAGGGCACGCTGGCCGCCTCCATCCCGAAGAACTCGGCGCTGGACATCTTCACCGAGCTCTCGGTGCGCACGCCGCAGGACTTCTGGCTCAAGCTCGACCGCATCGAGATCACGCGCGACAAGCTGCACCTGCAGGGCGTCACCGACGCCGCCGAGAACGTGGACCGCGTGGTGACCGCGCTGCGCGGCTCGCGCTGCTTCGGCGACGCCCGCTCCGGCGGCGCGCGCAAGCGCTCCGGCGACGGCAAGTTCGAGTTCACCATCGACTCCGACCTCACCTGCGACACCGGCGAGAAGCCGGCCCCGAGGACGTGA
- a CDS encoding type II secretion system protein GspK produces MRAHRHERGAALLVAISAIAILTAVSVDLAYNTRVSLQTAANARDELRATYLAKSSLALSRLVLNFQQRLDAATGGTTASQAPPGQTGAATAKTTSGTAQQGGPLAGLTSALGGLHISLRLWELVPVDSTMAALFLGGAGAGAARPPLVGAFAPAAGGGGPAGAGAPPAAGEPEGARRAFGDVQGSFHATIEDEDRKINLRQLNGLAYQQFGQALRLAQLVKDPRWDFLFDEDDANGLRVGRKETFGALKDWVDPDETGDVFTGDPTKPFENGYGDENALYDRLPDRYKAKNAPFDSLDEVYMVAGITDAFMAAFGDKLTVYPDLSATINVNTDDPQQLLVNALLMSEPPGVPQTVVLDPAFLGKLQATLLLLRPLPFLSLTPQQFAGALTSLGVKVGATYTQANSPQNLFSDRSSTFHVRAVGVAGDVKKTIDAVVTFDRRAEGLAQDQGRLLHWREE; encoded by the coding sequence ATGCGCGCACACCGACACGAGCGCGGGGCCGCCCTGCTGGTCGCCATCTCCGCCATCGCCATCCTCACGGCGGTGTCGGTGGACCTCGCCTACAACACGCGCGTCTCGCTCCAGACCGCCGCCAACGCGCGCGACGAGCTGCGCGCCACCTACCTCGCGAAGAGCAGCCTGGCGCTCTCGCGGCTGGTGCTGAACTTCCAGCAGCGGCTCGACGCCGCCACCGGCGGTACCACTGCGAGCCAGGCCCCGCCCGGCCAGACCGGCGCCGCGACCGCCAAGACCACCTCCGGCACCGCGCAGCAGGGCGGTCCGCTCGCGGGGCTGACCAGCGCGCTCGGCGGCCTGCACATCTCGCTGCGCCTGTGGGAGCTCGTGCCCGTCGACTCGACCATGGCCGCGCTCTTCCTGGGCGGGGCCGGGGCGGGCGCGGCGCGGCCGCCGCTGGTGGGCGCCTTCGCGCCGGCGGCGGGCGGCGGGGGCCCCGCCGGCGCGGGCGCTCCTCCGGCGGCGGGGGAACCGGAGGGCGCACGCCGCGCCTTCGGCGACGTGCAGGGCTCGTTTCACGCCACGATCGAGGACGAGGACCGCAAGATCAACCTGCGCCAGCTCAACGGCCTGGCCTACCAGCAGTTCGGGCAGGCCCTGCGCCTGGCGCAGCTCGTGAAGGACCCGCGCTGGGACTTCCTCTTCGACGAGGACGACGCGAACGGCTTGCGCGTCGGCCGCAAGGAGACGTTCGGCGCCCTCAAGGACTGGGTGGATCCCGACGAGACCGGCGACGTCTTCACGGGCGACCCGACGAAGCCGTTCGAGAACGGGTACGGCGACGAGAACGCGCTCTACGACCGGCTCCCCGACCGCTACAAGGCGAAGAACGCGCCCTTCGACTCGCTCGACGAGGTGTACATGGTGGCCGGGATCACCGACGCCTTCATGGCCGCCTTCGGCGACAAGCTCACCGTCTACCCGGACCTGAGCGCCACGATCAACGTGAACACCGACGACCCCCAGCAGCTGCTCGTGAACGCGCTGCTCATGTCGGAACCGCCGGGCGTGCCGCAGACGGTGGTGCTCGACCCCGCCTTCCTGGGGAAGCTGCAGGCGACGCTGCTGCTCCTGCGCCCGCTGCCGTTCCTCTCGCTCACGCCGCAGCAGTTCGCGGGGGCCCTGACCTCCCTGGGGGTGAAGGTCGGGGCCACCTACACGCAGGCCAACAGCCCGCAGAACCTCTTCAGCGACCGCTCGTCCACCTTCCACGTCCGCGCCGTCGGCGTGGCGGGGGACGTGAAGAAGACCATCGACGCGGTCGTCACCTTCGATCGCCGCGCCGAGGGGCTGGCCCAGGACCAGGGCCGCCTCCTCCACTGGCGCGAGGAGTAG
- the gspN gene encoding type II secretion system protein GspN yields the protein MDLDLKLKPWQRWAAYGLFAAVAFLVALRQTFPTEAVKERLVMEAAAQGWQIRVADVGPAGLLGVAMTSLSLESREGVRIPVERLEATVRPWSLLRGRRGFSFDAALFEGRVKGYAEEGGATRRVKAALAGLDLSRAVPLRTATGVDLAGLVSGDVDLTLDDAEPAKSSGHVDLAVQRAAVNGGALPIPGMGGALTLPRVALGQLSAHATVKDGKLTFEQLETKGDDLELNGGGLYCVLQPRLAFSPIFGKLSVRFRDAFWQKSGTAGFKSLAEMALAPARGRDGAYGFQIFGTLSQPQARLAP from the coding sequence GTGGACCTCGATCTCAAGCTCAAGCCGTGGCAGCGCTGGGCGGCGTACGGCCTCTTCGCGGCGGTGGCCTTCCTCGTCGCCCTGCGCCAGACGTTCCCCACCGAGGCGGTCAAGGAGCGGCTCGTCATGGAGGCGGCCGCCCAGGGGTGGCAGATCCGCGTGGCCGACGTCGGCCCGGCCGGCTTGCTCGGCGTGGCGATGACGAGCCTGTCCCTCGAGTCGCGCGAGGGGGTGCGCATCCCGGTCGAGCGGCTCGAGGCGACGGTGCGCCCCTGGTCGCTCCTGCGCGGCCGCCGCGGCTTCTCCTTCGACGCCGCGCTCTTCGAGGGGCGCGTGAAGGGGTACGCGGAGGAGGGCGGCGCCACGCGCCGGGTGAAGGCGGCGCTGGCCGGCCTCGATCTCTCGCGCGCGGTGCCGCTGCGGACGGCGACCGGGGTCGATCTGGCCGGCCTGGTGAGCGGCGACGTCGACCTCACCCTGGACGACGCCGAGCCGGCGAAGAGCTCCGGGCACGTCGACCTGGCGGTGCAGCGGGCGGCCGTGAACGGCGGCGCGCTGCCCATCCCCGGCATGGGCGGCGCGCTGACCCTGCCCCGCGTCGCGCTCGGCCAGCTCTCGGCGCACGCCACGGTGAAGGACGGGAAGCTCACCTTCGAGCAGCTGGAGACCAAGGGGGACGACCTGGAGCTGAACGGCGGCGGGCTCTACTGCGTGCTGCAGCCGCGCCTCGCCTTCTCGCCCATCTTCGGCAAGCTCTCCGTCCGCTTCCGCGACGCGTTCTGGCAGAAGAGCGGCACCGCCGGGTTCAAGAGCCTGGCGGAGATGGCGCTCGCGCCCGCGCGCGGGCGGGACGGCGCCTACGGCTTCCAGATCTTCGGGACGCTGTCCCAGCCGCAGGCGCGCCTGGCGCCTTGA
- the gspE gene encoding type II secretion system ATPase GspE, with product MTDLTADPFTFSTPLAPAAAPGLEGRPLGEILVQQARLAPERLEEALAAQRGEHAGQRLGEILVRMRAVSEEDVLRALAAQLELPFLERVDAEAPAAELAKKIPINFAKTARVLPLGPAAGGATRVAVADPLDTAALDQLSILLGTALEPELATSQAVLDAINSVYDRAADEHDKIMEGLETEDLESVAHELEEPTDLLEADDEAPIIRLVNSLLFRAVKERASDIHINPEERDLSVRYRIDGELREVIRPPKRIQAALGSRIKIMGGLNIAEKRLPQDGRIRIKIAGKDVDIRLSTVPTAHGERIVMRLLDKSNVLLDLEQIGFEPWQLEIMDTLITRSHGIVLVTGPTGSGKTTTLYAGLSKINSPNLNILTIEDPVEIQLQGVGQVQVNPKIDLTFASGLRSFLRQDPDVILVGEIRDLETAEIAIQASLTGHLVFSTLHTNDAAGAMTRLADMGVQPFLVASSLVGVLAQRLVRVLCPDCKKAYAPTQEELDQASITPAILAKAGSPEVLYKAQGCPACQHTGYQGRTGIYELMLVDDDVRQLILKNVDSGTIKKAAVERGMMTLLEHGAYKVARGITTAAEVLSVTAEDIH from the coding sequence ATGACCGACCTCACCGCCGATCCCTTCACCTTCTCGACGCCGCTCGCGCCCGCGGCCGCGCCGGGCCTCGAGGGCCGCCCCCTGGGCGAGATCCTCGTCCAGCAGGCGCGCCTCGCGCCGGAGCGGCTCGAGGAGGCGCTCGCCGCCCAGCGCGGGGAGCACGCGGGCCAGCGCCTGGGGGAGATCCTGGTGCGCATGCGGGCGGTCTCCGAGGAGGACGTGCTGCGGGCGCTGGCCGCGCAGCTCGAGCTCCCGTTCCTGGAGCGCGTCGACGCCGAGGCACCGGCGGCGGAGCTGGCCAAGAAGATCCCCATCAACTTCGCCAAGACGGCGCGGGTGCTGCCGCTCGGGCCGGCAGCCGGCGGCGCGACGCGGGTGGCGGTGGCCGATCCGCTCGACACCGCCGCGCTCGACCAGCTCTCGATCCTGCTCGGCACCGCGCTCGAGCCCGAGCTGGCCACCTCGCAGGCGGTGCTCGACGCCATCAACTCCGTGTACGACCGCGCCGCGGACGAGCACGACAAGATCATGGAGGGCCTCGAGACCGAGGACCTGGAGTCGGTCGCCCACGAGCTGGAGGAGCCGACCGACCTCCTCGAGGCGGACGACGAGGCGCCCATCATCCGGCTCGTGAACTCGCTCCTCTTCCGGGCGGTGAAGGAGCGCGCGAGCGACATCCACATCAACCCCGAGGAGCGCGACCTCTCGGTCCGCTACCGCATCGACGGCGAGCTGCGCGAGGTGATCCGGCCGCCGAAGCGCATCCAGGCGGCGCTCGGCTCCCGCATCAAGATCATGGGCGGGCTCAACATCGCCGAGAAGCGGCTCCCGCAGGACGGCCGCATCCGCATCAAGATCGCGGGCAAGGACGTCGACATCCGCCTCTCCACCGTGCCCACCGCGCACGGGGAGCGGATCGTGATGCGGCTCCTCGACAAGTCGAACGTCCTCCTCGACCTCGAGCAGATCGGCTTCGAGCCGTGGCAGCTCGAGATCATGGACACGCTCATCACCCGCTCGCACGGGATCGTGCTCGTCACCGGGCCGACCGGCTCCGGCAAGACCACCACGCTCTACGCCGGCCTCTCCAAGATCAACTCGCCCAACCTCAACATCCTCACCATCGAGGACCCGGTCGAGATCCAGCTCCAGGGCGTGGGGCAGGTGCAGGTGAACCCCAAGATCGACCTCACCTTCGCCTCCGGGCTGCGCTCGTTCCTGCGCCAGGACCCGGACGTCATCCTGGTGGGCGAGATCCGCGACCTGGAGACGGCCGAGATCGCGATCCAGGCCTCGCTCACCGGCCACCTCGTGTTCTCCACGCTCCACACCAACGACGCCGCCGGCGCCATGACCCGGCTCGCCGACATGGGCGTGCAGCCGTTCCTGGTCGCCTCGTCGCTGGTGGGGGTGCTGGCGCAGCGGCTCGTGCGCGTCCTCTGCCCCGACTGCAAGAAGGCCTACGCGCCGACGCAGGAGGAGCTGGACCAGGCCAGCATCACGCCCGCCATCCTCGCCAAGGCCGGCAGCCCCGAGGTGCTCTACAAGGCGCAGGGCTGCCCGGCCTGCCAGCACACCGGGTACCAGGGCCGCACCGGCATCTACGAGCTCATGCTCGTCGACGACGACGTCCGGCAGCTCATCCTCAAGAACGTGGACTCCGGCACCATCAAGAAGGCGGCGGTCGAGCGCGGCATGATGACCCTGCTCGAGCACGGCGCCTACAAGGTGGCGCGCGGGATCACCACCGCGGCCGAGGTGCTGTCGGTGACGGCCGAGGACATCCACTAG
- the gspF gene encoding type II secretion system inner membrane protein GspF: MPVFEYKALDARGKSIEGLKEADSPKTLRQVLRRENVFLTEVLGQKEAAAAAKRDVSMRRWVGGRINAGDVAITTRQLAVLVGAGVPLVEALGALVDQVDHERMKRVVSDVRQRVNEGSPLADAMAAQGKVFSNLYVNMIRAGESSGALELVLVRLADFTESQARLRSKIVGTLTYPAAMLGIATVIMGILFTVVIPKITKIFDDSKVTLPWTTKALIGFSTTVHDYWWLFFLLAAGAVALFLRWRETPAGRAVWDRRVLTFPIFGSLIRQIAIARFSRTLATLLKSGVPLLTSLDIVRNIVGNVRLAQVIDESREAIKEGESIAAPLKRSGEFPPLVYHMVAIGERSGQLEEMLTNVANAYDAQVETKVGALTALLEPFMIVGMGVAVAFIVFSILMPILQINTLAGGS, from the coding sequence GTGCCCGTCTTCGAGTACAAGGCGCTCGACGCGCGCGGGAAGAGCATCGAGGGGCTCAAGGAGGCCGACTCGCCGAAGACCCTGCGCCAGGTGCTCCGGCGCGAGAACGTCTTCCTCACCGAGGTGCTCGGCCAGAAGGAGGCGGCGGCGGCCGCCAAGCGCGACGTCTCGATGCGGCGCTGGGTCGGCGGGCGCATCAACGCCGGCGACGTCGCCATCACCACCCGCCAGCTGGCGGTGCTGGTCGGGGCGGGCGTGCCGCTGGTCGAGGCGCTCGGGGCGCTCGTCGACCAGGTGGATCACGAGCGGATGAAGCGCGTCGTCTCCGACGTCCGCCAGCGGGTCAACGAGGGCAGCCCGCTCGCCGACGCCATGGCGGCGCAGGGCAAGGTGTTCTCGAACCTCTACGTGAACATGATCCGGGCCGGCGAGTCCTCGGGCGCGCTGGAGCTGGTGCTGGTCCGGCTGGCCGACTTCACCGAGTCGCAGGCGCGGCTCCGCTCGAAGATCGTCGGCACGCTCACCTACCCGGCCGCGATGCTCGGCATCGCCACCGTGATCATGGGCATCCTGTTCACGGTGGTGATCCCGAAGATCACCAAGATCTTCGACGACAGCAAGGTGACCCTGCCCTGGACCACCAAGGCGCTCATCGGCTTCTCGACCACCGTCCACGACTACTGGTGGCTCTTCTTCCTGCTCGCCGCCGGCGCGGTGGCGCTCTTCCTGCGCTGGCGCGAGACGCCGGCGGGCCGCGCCGTCTGGGATCGGAGGGTGCTCACCTTCCCCATCTTCGGCAGCCTCATCCGCCAGATCGCCATCGCCCGCTTCAGCCGCACGCTCGCCACGCTGCTCAAGAGCGGCGTCCCGCTCCTCACCTCGCTCGACATCGTGCGGAACATCGTCGGCAACGTGCGCCTGGCGCAGGTCATCGACGAGTCGCGCGAGGCCATCAAGGAGGGCGAGAGCATCGCCGCGCCGCTCAAGCGCTCCGGCGAGTTCCCGCCGCTCGTCTACCACATGGTCGCCATCGGGGAGCGCTCCGGTCAGCTCGAGGAGATGCTCACCAACGTGGCGAACGCCTACGACGCGCAGGTGGAGACCAAGGTCGGCGCCCTGACCGCGCTGCTCGAGCCGTTCATGATCGTCGGGATGGGCGTGGCGGTCGCGTTCATCGTCTTCTCGATCCTGATGCCCATCCTGCAGATCAACACCCTCGCCGGAGGAAGCTAG